A section of the Mastomys coucha isolate ucsf_1 unplaced genomic scaffold, UCSF_Mcou_1 pScaffold15, whole genome shotgun sequence genome encodes:
- the LOC116092102 gene encoding olfactory receptor 8K3-like, which yields MKEHNLTVMTEFILMGISDRSDLQAPLFGLFLAIYMTSMVGNLGIIVLTTVDSRLQTPMYFFLRHLAITDLGYSTAVGPKMLENFVVDQNTISFSLCATQLAFFLVFIGSELFILSAMSYDRYVAICKPLLYTVLMSQKVCWVLMAMPYLYCTFVSLLITVNIFTSSFCGYNVINHFYCDCIPLLSLLCSHAEEIAFIVMVFAAFDLIVSLLIVLVSYTLILTAVLRMNSAEGRYKAFSTCGSHLTVVIVFYGTLIFMYVQPQSSHSTDTDKVSSIFYTLVIPMLNPLIYSLRNKDVKFALNRTWRNICKIFP from the coding sequence ATGAAGGAACACAATCTCACAGTAATGACTGAATTCATCCTAATGGGCATCAGTGACCGCTCTGATTTGCAGGCCCCATTATTTGGGCTGTTCCTTGCCATATACATGACCTCGATGGTAGGTAATTTGGGAATCATTGTTCTCACCACAGTGGACTCACGCCTGCAGACACCCATGTACTTCTTTTTGAGACACCTGGCTATTACGGATCTTGGATATTCTACAGCCGTGGGACCCAAAATGTTGGAAAATTTTGTTGTAGATCAAAATACAATATCATTTAGTCTTTGTGCCACACAACTAGCTTTCTTTCTTGTATTCATTGGTAGTGAGCTATTCATTCTCTCTGCGAtgtcctatgaccgctatgtggctaTCTGTAAGCCTCTGCTCTACACTGTTCTCATGTCACAAAAAGTATGTTGGGTTCTTATGGCAATGCCTTATCTCTACTGCACATTTGTGTCTCTTCTTATCACAGTGAATATTTTCACTTCATCCTTCTGTGGCTATAATGTCATTAATCATTTCTACTGTGACTGTATTCCCTTGTTGTCTCTACTCTGTTCACATGCAGAGGAAATTGCATTTATTGTTATGGTCTTTGCAGCTTTTGATTTGATTGTGTCTCTACTTATTGTTCTAGTATCCTACACGCTTATCCTTACAGCAGTTCTCAGGATGAACTCTGCAGAAGGCAGGTACAAGGctttctcaacatgtgggtcgcACCTGACAGTGGTGATAGTGTTCTATGGtactttaatatttatgtatgtgcagcCTCAATCTAGTCATTCCACTGACACTGATAAGGTGTCTTCAATCTTTTACACCCTGGTTATACCCATGCTGAATCCTTTGATCTATAGTTTGAGGAACAAGGATGTAAAATTTGCCTTAAACAGGACTTGGAGAAATATTTGTAAAATCTTCCCTTAA